A window from Telopea speciosissima isolate NSW1024214 ecotype Mountain lineage chromosome 8, Tspe_v1, whole genome shotgun sequence encodes these proteins:
- the LOC122670400 gene encoding cytochrome P450 72A397-like isoform X3, with protein MRESGFISIVILCILVVLWWGWKVLESIWWRPKKLERLLKEQGIKVTPYKLLVGDLKEFLSLFKEAKSKPMNLSHDIVPRVFPFHLQTILKYGKNSAFWFGTTPRLYIMDPNLIREIMSNKFGHFAKIKGFRLARYFIGGVAVYEGEKWAKHRRIINPAFHVEKLKRMLSAFYTSSNEMVNKWEKLVTLEGSCELDVWPELQNLTGDVISRAAFGSSYEEGKRIFKLQDEQGELIIRAFQTAFIPGFSLLPTKKNRRIKEIDREVRTLLMGIINKRQQTMKVAEASNDDLLGLLLESNDKEIQENKNKKNVGMSIEEVIQECKLFYFAGQETTSVLLVWTMVVLSMHSEWQVRAREEVLQVFGKNKPDYDGLNHLKIVTMILYEVLRLYPPVLSLDRCTYKNIKLGEISLPPGIQLMLPIVLLHHDQEVWGEDAKEFKPERFAEGISKATKNQVSFFPFGWGPRICIGQQFALTEAKMALAMILQRFAFELSPSYAHAPTTIITLHPQHGAQIILHKL; from the exons ATGAGAGAAAGTGGGTTCATTTCAATTGTGATATTGTGCATTTTGGTTGTATTATGGTGGGGATGGAAAGTGTTGGAATCGATATGGTGGAGACCCAAGAAGCTGGAGAGGCTTCTCAAGGAACAAG GCATCAAAGTCACTCCTTACAAGTTACTGGTGGGTGACCTGAAAGAGTTTCTGAGTCTGTTCAAAGAAGCGAAGTCCAAGCCCATGAACCTATCCCATGATATTGTTCCACGTGTATTTCCCTTTCATCTTCAAACCATACTGAAATATG GTAAAAACTCTGCCTTTTGGTTTGGAACAACTCCAAGATTGTATATAATGGATCCTAACCTAATTAGGGAGATTATGAGCAACAAGTTTGGTCACTTTGCGAAGATCAAAGGTTTTCGACTTGCACGGTATTTTATAGGTGGAGTTGCAGTCTATGAGGGTGAGAAATGGGCAAAACATAGACGGATTATAAACCCTGCCTTTCATGTGGAAAAACTAAAG CGAATGTTATCGGCATTTTATACAAGTTCGAATGAGATGGTCAACAAATGGGAGAAATTGGTTACATTAGAAGGGTCTTGTGAATTGGATGTGTGGCCAGAACTCCAAAATTTAACAGGGGATGTCATCTCTAGGGCAGCATTTGGTAGCTCCTACGAAGAAGGTAAACGGATTTTCAAATTACAAGATGAGCAAGGCGAACTCATCATCAGGGCTTTTCAAACTGCATTCATCCCTGGTTTTAG TTTGCTGCCAACGAAAAAGAacagaagaataaaagaaattgaCAGAGAAGTTCGAACCCTTTTAATgggtatcatcaacaaaagacaACAGACTATGAAGGTTGCAGAAGCCAGCAATGATGACTTGTTAGGGTTGTTACTTGAATCCAACgataaagaaattcaagaaaataaaaacaagaagaatGTTGGGATGAGCATCGAAGAGGTCATCCAAGAATGTAAACTATTCTACTTTGCAGGGCAAGAAACCACATCTGTTCTCCTTGTTTGGACAATGGTTGTATTAAGTATGCATTCAGAATGGCAAGTGCGTGCTAGGGAAGAAGTCTTACAAGTCTTTGGGAAGAACAAACCGGATTATGATGGATTAAATCACCTCAAAATT GTTACCATGATTTTGTATGAGGTTCTTAGATTATATCCACCAGTTTTATCTCTTGATCGGTGTACATACAAGAACATAAAACTAGGAGAAATATCTCTTCCCCCTGGAATACAACTAATGTTACCAATAGTCCTTCTTCACCATGATCAAGAAGTATGGGGTGAAGATGCAAAAGAATTCAAACCAGAGAGATTTGCAGAAGGAATCTCAAAAGCCACAAAGAATCAAGTCTCATTTTTCCCATTTGGTTGGGGTCCTCGAATATGCATTGGACAACAATTTGCGTTGACAGAAGCAAAAATGGCTTTAGCAATGATTTTACAGAGATTTGCTTTTGAACTTTCTCCATCCTATGCTCATGCTCCTACCACTATAATAACTCTTCATCCACAGCATGGTGCTCAAATCATATTACATAAACTATAG
- the LOC122670400 gene encoding cytochrome P450 72A397-like isoform X1, whose product MRESGFISIVILCILVVLWWGWKVLESIWWRPKKLERLLKEQGIKVTPYNLLFGDLKENMRLLEEARSKPMNLSHDIVPRVLPFHLQTIHKLGKNSAFWFGTTPRLYIMDPNLIREIMSNKFGHFAKIKGFRLARYFIGGVAVYEGEKWAKHRRIINPAFHVEKLKRMLSAFYTSSNEMVNKWEKLVTLEGSCELDVWPELQNLTGDVISRAAFGSSYEEGKRIFKLQDEQGELIIRAFQTAFIPGFSLLPTKKNRRIKEIDREVRTLLMGIINKRQQTMKVAEASNDDLLGLLLESNDKEIQENKNKKNVGMSIEEVIQECKLFYFAGQETTSVLLVWTMVVLSMHSEWQVRAREEVLQVFGKNKPDYDGLNHLKIVTMILYEVLRLYPPVLSLDRCTYKNIKLGEISLPPGIQLMLPIVLLHHDQEVWGEDAKEFKPERFAEGISKATKNQVSFFPFGWGPRICIGQQFALTEAKMALAMILQRFAFELSPSYAHAPTTIITLHPQHGAQIILHKL is encoded by the exons ATGAGAGAAAGTGGGTTCATTTCAATTGTGATATTGTGCATTTTGGTTGTATTATGGTGGGGATGGAAAGTGTTGGAATCGATATGGTGGAGACCCAAGAAGCTGGAGAGGCTTCTCAAGGAACAAGGCATAAAGGTCACTCCTTACAATTTACTGTTTGGTGATTTGAAAGAGAACATGAGGCTGCTCGAGGAAGCTCGGTCCAAGCCCATGAACCTATCCCATGATATTGTTCCACGTGTGTTGCCCTTTCATCTTCAAACCATACATAAGTTAG GTAAAAACTCTGCCTTTTGGTTTGGAACAACTCCAAGATTGTATATAATGGATCCTAACCTAATTAGGGAGATTATGAGCAACAAGTTTGGTCACTTTGCGAAGATCAAAGGTTTTCGACTTGCACGGTATTTTATAGGTGGAGTTGCAGTCTATGAGGGTGAGAAATGGGCAAAACATAGACGGATTATAAACCCTGCCTTTCATGTGGAAAAACTAAAG CGAATGTTATCGGCATTTTATACAAGTTCGAATGAGATGGTCAACAAATGGGAGAAATTGGTTACATTAGAAGGGTCTTGTGAATTGGATGTGTGGCCAGAACTCCAAAATTTAACAGGGGATGTCATCTCTAGGGCAGCATTTGGTAGCTCCTACGAAGAAGGTAAACGGATTTTCAAATTACAAGATGAGCAAGGCGAACTCATCATCAGGGCTTTTCAAACTGCATTCATCCCTGGTTTTAG TTTGCTGCCAACGAAAAAGAacagaagaataaaagaaattgaCAGAGAAGTTCGAACCCTTTTAATgggtatcatcaacaaaagacaACAGACTATGAAGGTTGCAGAAGCCAGCAATGATGACTTGTTAGGGTTGTTACTTGAATCCAACgataaagaaattcaagaaaataaaaacaagaagaatGTTGGGATGAGCATCGAAGAGGTCATCCAAGAATGTAAACTATTCTACTTTGCAGGGCAAGAAACCACATCTGTTCTCCTTGTTTGGACAATGGTTGTATTAAGTATGCATTCAGAATGGCAAGTGCGTGCTAGGGAAGAAGTCTTACAAGTCTTTGGGAAGAACAAACCGGATTATGATGGATTAAATCACCTCAAAATT GTTACCATGATTTTGTATGAGGTTCTTAGATTATATCCACCAGTTTTATCTCTTGATCGGTGTACATACAAGAACATAAAACTAGGAGAAATATCTCTTCCCCCTGGAATACAACTAATGTTACCAATAGTCCTTCTTCACCATGATCAAGAAGTATGGGGTGAAGATGCAAAAGAATTCAAACCAGAGAGATTTGCAGAAGGAATCTCAAAAGCCACAAAGAATCAAGTCTCATTTTTCCCATTTGGTTGGGGTCCTCGAATATGCATTGGACAACAATTTGCGTTGACAGAAGCAAAAATGGCTTTAGCAATGATTTTACAGAGATTTGCTTTTGAACTTTCTCCATCCTATGCTCATGCTCCTACCACTATAATAACTCTTCATCCACAGCATGGTGCTCAAATCATATTACATAAACTATAG
- the LOC122670401 gene encoding cytochrome P450 CYP72A219-like, whose protein sequence is MQESGFSLMVILCILVVLWWGWKVLESIWWRPKKLERLLKEQGVKVTPYNLLFGDLKENMRLLKEARSKPMNLSHDIVPRVLPFHLQTVRKLGKTSAFWFGTNPRLYIMDPNLIRDIMNKFDQFVKIKGNRLTRLFIGGLATYDGEKWAKHRRIINPAFHVEKLKRMLSAFYTTSNEMVSKWEKLVASEGSCELDVWPELQNLTGDVISRAAFGSSYEEGKRIFKLQGEQAELFIQSFQTAFIPGFSFLPTKRNRRMKEIDREVRTLLMGIINKRQKTMKVAEANNDDLLGLLLESNDTEIQENKNKKNVGMTIEEVIQECKLFYFAGQETTSVLLVWTMVVLSMHSEWQVRAREEVLQVFGKNKPGFDGLNHLKIVTMILYEVLRLYPPLLFLDRCTYKNIKLGEISLPPGIQVMLPIVLLHHDHEVWGEDAEEFKPERFAEGISKATNNQVSFFPFGWGPRICIGQQFAMTEAKMALAMVLQRFAFELSPSYAHAPTTVVTLHPQYGAQIILHKL, encoded by the exons ATGCAAGAAAGTGGGTTCAGTTTAATGGTGATATTGTGCATTTTGGTTGTATTATGGTGGGGATGGAAGGTGTTAGAATCGATATGGTGGAGACCCAAGAAGCTGGAGAGGCTTCTCAAGGAACAAGGCGTGAAGGTCACTCCGTACAATTTACTGTTTGGTGATTTGAAAGAGAACATGAGACTGCTCAAGGAAGCTCGGTCCAAGCCCATGAACCTATCCCATGATATCGTTCCACGTGTGTTGCCCTTTCATCTTCAAACTGTACGCAAGTTAG GTAAAACCTCTGCATTTTGGTTTggaacaaatccaagattgtatATTATGGATCCTAACCTAATAAGGGACATTATGAACAAGTTTGATCAGTTTGTGAAGATCAAAGGAAATCGACTAACGCGGCTTTTTATTGGTGGACTTGCTACCTATGATGGTGAGAAATGGGCCAAACACAGAAGGATTATAAACCCAGCCTTTCATGTGGAAAAACTAAAG CGAATGTTATCAGCATTTTATACAACTTCTAATGAGATGGTCAGCAAATGGGAGAAATTGGTTGCCTCAGAAGGGTCTTGTGAATTGGATGTGTGGCCAGAACTCCAAAATTTAACTGGGGATGTCATCTCTAGGGCAGCATTTGGTAGCTCCTATGAAGAAGGTAAACGGATATTCAAATTGCAAGGTGAGCAAGCTGAGCTCTTCATCCAGTCTTTTCAGACAGCATTCATCCCTGGTTTTAG TTTTCTGCCAACGAAAAGGAAcagaagaatgaaagaaattgaCAGAGAAGTTCGAACCCTTTTAATgggtatcatcaacaaaagacaGAAGACTATGAAAGTCGCAGAAGCCAACAACGATGACTTGTTAGGGTTGTTACTTGAATCCAATGATACAGAgattcaagaaaataaaaacaagaagaatGTTGGGATGACCATAGAAGAGGTGATACAAGAATGTAAACTATTCTACTTTGCAGGGCAAGAAACCACTTCTGTTCTTCTTGTTTGGACAATGGTTGTATTAAGTATGCATTCTGAATGGCAAGTGCGTGCGAGGGAAGAAGTTTTACAAGTCTTTGGGAAGAACAAACCGGGTTTTGATGGACTAAATCACCTCAAAATT GTTACCATGATTTTATATGAGGTTCTTAGATTATATCCACCATTGTTATTTCTTGATCGGTGTACATACAAGAACATAAAACTTGGAGAAATATCTCTACCCCCTGGAATACAAGTCATGTTACCTATAGTCCTTCTTCACCATGATCATGAGGTATGGGGTGAAGATGCAGAAGAATTCAAGCCAGAGAGATTTGCAGAAGGAATTTCAAAGGCCACAAATAATCAAGTTTCATTTTTCCCATTTGGTTGGGGCCCTCGAATATGCATTGGGCAACAATTTGCGATGACTGAAGCAAAGATGGCCCTAGCAATGGTTCTACAAAGATTTGCTTTTGAACTTTCTCCATCCTATGCTCATGCTCCTACCACTGTAGTAACTCTTCATCCACAGTATGGTGCTCAAATCATATTACATAAACTGTAG
- the LOC122670397 gene encoding polygalacturonase At1g48100-like — MSGFGLKSFTFFLLICFLVWCSSLELCNARRGKHWRQSKDASASLYEKKIKSHGSISSHYQHGIHGGTSKQPKLSKPTKPKSPSPPQKGRTPALPPPSPPPAKGYNGDRSTVFNVLDFGAKGDGNTEDTKAFEAAWAAACKVEASTVMVPSDFVFFVGPISFSGPYCQPNIVFQLDGTIIAPTSSKAWGTGLYQWLLFSKLKGITIQGGGIIDGRGSVWWKDDSLDDPIDDETRLIIPIDQDPVHNNSQIPISSSELGGKMPNLKPTALRFYGSFDVTIMGIMIQNSPQCHLKFDNCIGVKVFNMSVSSPGDSLNTDGIHLQNSKDVLIYSTNLACGDDCISIQTGCSNIYIHNVNCGPGHGISIGGLGKDNTKACVSNITVRDIMMHNTMTGVRIKTWQGGSGSVQGVLFSNIQVSEVQLPIVIDQFYCDKSTCKNQTAAVALSGITYERIRGTYTVKPVHFACSDSLPCTEVTLTAIELNPIQEKYHLYEPYCWQTFGELSTPTVPPISCLQIGKPSSNRIQSDHDYC, encoded by the exons ATGAGTGGTTTTGGTCTTAAAAGCTTCACATTCTTCCTTCTCATATGCTTCCTTGTTTGGTGTTCTAGCCTTGAGCTTTGCAATGCTAGAAGAGGCAAGCATTGGAGGCAAAGCAAGGATGCCTCAGCTTCTCTTTATGAGAAGAAAATTAAGAGCCATGGTAGTATTAGTAGCCATTACCAACATGGAATCCATGGAGGCACAAGTAAGCAGCCGAAATTATCAAAACCCACAAAGCCAAAATCTCCATCGCCACCACAAAAAGGACGTACTCCGgcactaccaccaccatcaccaccaccggcGAAAGGATACAATGGCGACCGTTCTACCGTCTTTAACGTTTTAGATTTCGGTGCTAAAGGAGATGGAAACACAGAGGACACAAAG GCATTCGAAGCTGCATGGGCAGCTGCTTGTAAGGTGGAGGCATCAACGGTCATGGTGCCATCAGATTTCGTCTTCTTTGTAGGACCCATTTCATTCTCAGGCCCATACTGTCAACCAAACATTGTTTTTCAG CTTGATGGTACAATAATCGCTCCTACAAGCTCCAAGGCTTGGGGTACTGGACTCTATCAATGGCTTTTATTCTCCAAGCTAAAAGGAATAACCATCCAAGGTGGGGGTATCATTGACGGCCGAGGTTCAGTCTGGTGGAAGGACGATTCATTGGATGATCCGATCGATGATGAAACGAGATTAATCATTCCAATAGACCAAGATCCAGTACATAACAACTCCCAAATTCCG ATAAGCAGCAGTGAACTTGGTGGGAAAATGCCAAATCTCAAACCAACG GCATTGAGGTTCTATGGAAGTTTTGATGTGACGATCATGGGCATAATGATCCAGAACAGTCCTCAGTGCCACCTCAAGTTTGACAACTGCATTGGGGTCAAGGTATTTAACATGAGTGTCTCCTCCCCCGGAGATAGCCTCAACACCGACGGAATCCACCTGCAGAATTCAAAAGATGTGCTAATCTACAGCACCAACCTCGCTTGCG GAGATGATTGTATCTCCATCCAGACGGGATGCTCGAACATATACATACACAATGTTAACTGTGGTCCAGGGCATGGCATCAGCATCGGAGGTCTAGGAAAGGATAACACCAAAGCGTGTGTCTCAAACATCACTGTTCGAGATATCATGATGCACAACACAATGACTGGTGTCAGAATCAAGACATGGCAG GGTGGGTCAGGCTCTGTACAAGGAGTACTATTCTCAAACATTCAGGTTTCTGAAGTACAGCTTCCCATTGTAATCGACCAATTCTACTGTGACAAGAGCACATGCAAGAACCAAACAGCGGCTGTGGCTCTATCAGGCATCACCTACGAGAGAATACGAGGAACATACACAGTAAAACCAGTGCATTTTGCATGCAGCGACAGTTTACCATGTACAGAAGTCACTTTAACAGCCATAGAGCTAAAcccaatccaagaaaaatatcATTTGTATGAACCTTACTGCTGGCAGACTTTTGGGGAGCTGAGCACACCCACAGTGCCACCAATTAGCTGTTTGCAGATTGGCAAGCCATCTAGCAACCGGATTCAATCCGATCATGATTACTGCTGA
- the LOC122670400 gene encoding cytochrome P450 CYP72A219-like isoform X2: MGETVFFSMVTLCILVVLWWGWKVLEWIWWRPKKLERHLKEQGIKVTPYKLLVGDLKEFLSLFKEAKSKPMNLSHDIVPRVFPFHLQTILKYGKNSAFWFGTTPRLYIMDPNLIREIMSNKFGHFAKIKGFRLARYFIGGVAVYEGEKWAKHRRIINPAFHVEKLKRMLSAFYTSSNEMVNKWEKLVTLEGSCELDVWPELQNLTGDVISRAAFGSSYEEGKRIFKLQDEQGELIIRAFQTAFIPGFSLLPTKKNRRIKEIDREVRTLLMGIINKRQQTMKVAEASNDDLLGLLLESNDKEIQENKNKKNVGMSIEEVIQECKLFYFAGQETTSVLLVWTMVVLSMHSEWQVRAREEVLQVFGKNKPDYDGLNHLKIVTMILYEVLRLYPPVLSLDRCTYKNIKLGEISLPPGIQLMLPIVLLHHDQEVWGEDAKEFKPERFAEGISKATKNQVSFFPFGWGPRICIGQQFALTEAKMALAMILQRFAFELSPSYAHAPTTIITLHPQHGAQIILHKL; encoded by the exons atgggagaaACTGTGTTCTTTTCAATGGTGACATTATGCATTTTAGTTGTATTATGGTGGGGATGGAAGGTGTTGGAATGGATATGGTGGAGACCCAAGAAGCTGGAGAGGCATCTCAAGGAACAAGGCATCAAAGTCACTCCTTACAAGTTACTGGTGGGTGACCTGAAAGAGTTTCTGAGTCTGTTCAAAGAAGCGAAGTCCAAGCCCATGAACCTATCCCATGATATTGTTCCACGTGTATTTCCCTTTCATCTTCAAACCATACTGAAATATG GTAAAAACTCTGCCTTTTGGTTTGGAACAACTCCAAGATTGTATATAATGGATCCTAACCTAATTAGGGAGATTATGAGCAACAAGTTTGGTCACTTTGCGAAGATCAAAGGTTTTCGACTTGCACGGTATTTTATAGGTGGAGTTGCAGTCTATGAGGGTGAGAAATGGGCAAAACATAGACGGATTATAAACCCTGCCTTTCATGTGGAAAAACTAAAG CGAATGTTATCGGCATTTTATACAAGTTCGAATGAGATGGTCAACAAATGGGAGAAATTGGTTACATTAGAAGGGTCTTGTGAATTGGATGTGTGGCCAGAACTCCAAAATTTAACAGGGGATGTCATCTCTAGGGCAGCATTTGGTAGCTCCTACGAAGAAGGTAAACGGATTTTCAAATTACAAGATGAGCAAGGCGAACTCATCATCAGGGCTTTTCAAACTGCATTCATCCCTGGTTTTAG TTTGCTGCCAACGAAAAAGAacagaagaataaaagaaattgaCAGAGAAGTTCGAACCCTTTTAATgggtatcatcaacaaaagacaACAGACTATGAAGGTTGCAGAAGCCAGCAATGATGACTTGTTAGGGTTGTTACTTGAATCCAACgataaagaaattcaagaaaataaaaacaagaagaatGTTGGGATGAGCATCGAAGAGGTCATCCAAGAATGTAAACTATTCTACTTTGCAGGGCAAGAAACCACATCTGTTCTCCTTGTTTGGACAATGGTTGTATTAAGTATGCATTCAGAATGGCAAGTGCGTGCTAGGGAAGAAGTCTTACAAGTCTTTGGGAAGAACAAACCGGATTATGATGGATTAAATCACCTCAAAATT GTTACCATGATTTTGTATGAGGTTCTTAGATTATATCCACCAGTTTTATCTCTTGATCGGTGTACATACAAGAACATAAAACTAGGAGAAATATCTCTTCCCCCTGGAATACAACTAATGTTACCAATAGTCCTTCTTCACCATGATCAAGAAGTATGGGGTGAAGATGCAAAAGAATTCAAACCAGAGAGATTTGCAGAAGGAATCTCAAAAGCCACAAAGAATCAAGTCTCATTTTTCCCATTTGGTTGGGGTCCTCGAATATGCATTGGACAACAATTTGCGTTGACAGAAGCAAAAATGGCTTTAGCAATGATTTTACAGAGATTTGCTTTTGAACTTTCTCCATCCTATGCTCATGCTCCTACCACTATAATAACTCTTCATCCACAGCATGGTGCTCAAATCATATTACATAAACTATAG